From a single Streptomyces liliifuscus genomic region:
- a CDS encoding AAA family ATPase: MTTVFDPGAEAAQATDAILRDTLHGTHRGVVVDSPPGAGKSTLVVRAALELADAGRPLMVIAQTNAQVDDLVLRLAEKNPELPVGRLHSSDADPYDKALDDLPNVRKSAKAGDLAGLDVVISTAAKWAHVKGVEPWRHAIVDEAYQMRSDALLAVAGLFERALFVGDPGQLDPFAIVGSEQWAGLSYDPSASAVTTLLAHNPELPQHRLPVSWRLPASAAPLVSDAFYPFTPFRSGTGHGDRRLAFAVPSDGSGPDRVIDEAAESGWGLLELPARHTPRTDPEAVRALAHVVRRLLDRGGAATSERSPDPAPLTADRIAVGTAHRDQAAAVRSALAELGVTDVTVDTANRLQGREYDMTVVLHPLSGRPDATAFHLETGRLCVLASRHRHACIVVCRAGVTDLLDDHPSTEPVQLGVTVKFPDGWEANHAVLSHLAEHRVVWQP; encoded by the coding sequence GTGACCACCGTGTTCGATCCGGGCGCCGAGGCCGCCCAAGCCACCGACGCGATCCTGCGCGACACCTTGCACGGGACGCACCGCGGTGTCGTGGTCGACTCCCCTCCCGGCGCAGGCAAGTCCACGCTCGTGGTACGGGCCGCACTCGAACTGGCCGACGCGGGACGCCCGTTGATGGTCATCGCCCAGACGAACGCGCAGGTCGACGACCTGGTGCTGCGGCTGGCCGAGAAGAACCCCGAGCTGCCCGTCGGCCGACTGCACAGCAGCGACGCGGACCCGTACGACAAGGCGCTCGACGACCTGCCGAACGTCCGCAAGTCCGCGAAGGCCGGGGATCTCGCGGGGCTCGACGTCGTGATCTCGACGGCCGCGAAGTGGGCGCACGTCAAGGGCGTCGAGCCGTGGCGGCACGCGATCGTCGACGAGGCGTACCAGATGCGGTCGGACGCGCTGCTGGCCGTGGCCGGGCTGTTCGAGCGGGCGCTCTTCGTGGGGGACCCGGGCCAGCTGGACCCGTTCGCGATCGTCGGCAGCGAGCAGTGGGCGGGCCTGTCGTACGACCCCTCGGCCTCCGCCGTGACGACGCTCCTCGCCCACAACCCGGAGCTGCCGCAGCACCGCCTCCCCGTCTCCTGGCGGCTTCCGGCGTCGGCGGCGCCACTGGTCTCGGACGCGTTCTACCCGTTCACGCCGTTCCGCAGTGGCACGGGCCACGGCGACCGCCGCCTCGCCTTCGCCGTCCCGTCGGACGGTTCGGGCCCCGACCGGGTCATCGACGAGGCGGCGGAATCGGGCTGGGGCCTGCTGGAACTGCCGGCCCGGCACACCCCGCGCACGGACCCGGAGGCGGTCCGCGCGCTCGCCCATGTCGTACGCCGCCTACTGGACCGCGGCGGCGCGGCGACCTCGGAGCGCTCCCCCGACCCGGCCCCGCTGACGGCCGACCGCATCGCCGTCGGCACCGCGCACCGCGACCAGGCGGCGGCCGTCCGCTCGGCCCTGGCGGAGCTGGGCGTCACGGACGTGACCGTGGACACGGCGAACCGCCTCCAGGGCCGCGAGTACGACATGACGGTCGTCCTGCACCCCCTGTCGGGCCGCCCCGACGCGACGGCCTTCCACCTCGAAACGGGCCGCCTGTGCGTCCTGGCCTCGCGCCACCGCCACGCCTGCATCGTCGTCTGCCGCGCGGGTGTCACCGACCTCCTCGACGACCACCCGTCCACGGAGCCGGTCCAGCTGGGCGTCACGGTGAAGTTCCCCGACGGCTGGGAGGCGAACCACGCGGTGCTCTCCCATCTCGCGGAGCACCGCGTGGTCTGGCAGCCGTGA